In Arvicola amphibius chromosome 1, mArvAmp1.2, whole genome shotgun sequence, one DNA window encodes the following:
- the Rassf7 gene encoding ras association domain-containing protein 7, with protein MVLELVVMELKVWVDGIQRVVCGVSEHTTCQEVVIALAQAIGQTGRFVLVQRLREKERQLLPQECPVGAQATCGQFANDVQFVLRRTGPSLSGRPSSDNCPPPERCPVRASLPPKPWAAPGREPHRALTFNLGCPKLVPSPSIPEPTALVGPTPDCFADLQSLELRIQRNAEELGHEAFWEQELRREQAREREGLARLQALSAATAEHAAQLEALDAQACALEAELRLAAEAPGPPSATASATERLRQDLAVQERHSVEMQGTLALVSRALEAAEHALQAQAQELEELNRELRQCNLQQFIQQTGAALAPPPQLDRTIPSTQDLQPPTREEPLQGVPESHILVSSLSPEVPPMRQSSWR; from the exons ATGGTCTTGGAGCTTGTGGTAATGGAGCTGAAGGTGTGGGTGGATGGCATCCAGCGGGTGGTCTGTGGGGTCTCGGAACACACCACCTGCCAAGAAGTGGTCATCGCGCTAGCCCAAGCTATAG GCCAGACAGGCCGCTTTGTCCTTGTGCAGCGTCTTAGGGAGAAGGAACGGCAGCTGCTGCCGCAGGAGTGTCCAGTAGGAGCCCAGGCCACCTGTGGACAGTTTGCCAATGATGTCCAGTTTGTCCTGAGGCGGACAGGGCCCAGCCTGTCTGGAAGACCCTCCTCAGACAACTGTCCACCCCCGGAACGATGCCCAGTTCGGGCCAGCCTTCCCCCAAAGCCATGGGCCGCACCAGGCCGTGAGCCACACAGAGCACTGACCTTCAACCTAGGATGTCCCAAGCTGGTCCCCAGCCCCTCGATCCCTGAACCTACAGCCCTGGTAGGACCCACGCCAGACTGCTTTGCAGACCTGCAGAGCCTGGAACTCAGGATACAGAGGAACGCTGAGGAGCTGGGCCATGAGGCCTTCTGGGAGCAGGAGCTTCGGCGAGAACAAGCCAGGGAGCGAGAGGGACTGGCACGCCTGCAAGCATTGAGTGCAGCTACTGCTGAGCATGCTGCCCAGCTGGAGGCCCTTGATGCCCAAGCCTGTGCCCTGGAGGCAGAGCTTCGGCTGGCTGCTGAGGCCCCTGGGCCTCCTTCGGCTACAGCATCTGCTACTGAGCGACTGCGCCAGGACCTGGCTGTCCAGGAGCGGCATAGTGTGGAGATGCAAGGCACTTTGGCCCTGGTGAGCCGGGCCCTGGAGGCTGCTGAGCACGCTCTGCAG GCTCAGgctcaggagctggaggagctgaACAGGGAACTCCGTCAGTGCAACCTGCAACAGTTCATCCAGCAGACAGGGGCTGCTCTGGCGCCACCTCCACAGCTGGACAGAACCATCCCTAGCACACAG GACCTTCAGCCTCCAACCAGAGAAGAGCCCCTCCAGGGAGTCCCCGAGAGCCATATCCTAGTATCCAGCCTGAGCCCCGAGG TTCCCCCCATGAGACAGAGCTCCTGGAGGTAG